The DNA sequence CAATTTTAGACGCAATATGGTCTGATGCTAAAGTGAGGTCAATGATAGTCCTGCACCTCCTCGTCACAAAGGTTGGTTCATTACCTATATTAAGAATGTTTAGGTTGGTGGTGAATAAGAAATCAACTAGATTTTTACCTCTTTCGTTGTTTCTGTCCATGCCCCACAGCTGATGATGGGCATTTGCATCGGTGCCGATGATCATTTCCAGGCCGGCTGATTCGCAGTAGTTGACCAGTCTGACGAGATTGGCCGGCGGTGGTTCGTCGGCCTCCGGCATGTAGGTGGAGGCGACTACAAATTCGCTTCCCTGCGTGTCTGTAACCTTTATGGCACAGTTGTCTCTGCAACAGAAATCCGTCAGCGGAAAGGCACGTATACATTTAGACGTTAGTATGCACGCCCTTGGCCGATCGTGACTTGTGAAGAGGTTAATCTTACCTGATAATTTAGAAAGTCCTAGAACTTTGTCCGCCCTAACCCACGGCTCTTGTATTAGGGCGACGGTGTTGGTGTGTGCCTCCAGCCACTTTCGTAGTTGAGCCGTGGCAGTCTCGCTGTGGTGGAGGTTGATTTGAAGGAATTGTGTGTGGTTACTCGACGAAGGGGACGGCATTTTGACGTTCCTTGATGTCTTTGCCTTCTTCGTCGAGATAGAGGCTCGCCAGCATTGCTTCAGCATCATCCCCGTCGGAGAGGGAGGCTCCCGATAGAGTACCGAGAGACTCCCCAGCCGCAGGGGAGGACACTTGTTGCAAGCCTGACGTGCCTGGTATGCTTTCCTGGGGATCTTGTGATGTTTGATCCCCTTTGTTTTGCTCTGCTGCAGAACTGTTGTTCGACGCATCGTCGGCGACTTTGTCATCGGTGTTTTGCTCCTGTTCTTGTGGAGTGGGCATGTCGGTTGGTTGTGCTGACGTGGAGGTCTGTGGAGTCTCGTAATACTTCCCTCCTTTGCCCAGGAATTTAAGGTAGCACTGATTTATAGTGCATGCCAGTCGTCTGTTGTGAGCCAGGACGGTGGGGATCTGCGTTTCGGGGATGGTCACCTTGATGAACCAACCCTCCGCTTGTTTTTCACCATCCAGGAACTGCCATTCTTTAATGTCTATCCAGCGATTTTGTCTGTAGAGCAAGCGCCCTATGTCTCGTGTATCAGTAAGAATGTCGAACTGATCTGGAACGAACATGCCACATCGTACGCGTCGTGGGAGGTCAGCCTGTGGTTTGACGACCAGCTGGTTTCCTTGGCACATTTGGGGGTCCGCTGCAATCCCCTTCAGCCAATTAAGTGTCAGCTGGTCCTCGCAGGTGACCCTGATGGCTCCTTCGACGTATGTAGGTCTGGTGACGAAAACCGGCATTTGGTCACTACTTCCGCCTTCTGGCTTCCATGCGACCTTGACCATGGCTTGCGTCATGTTTCTTATAAAGGTATTGGCTATCTCCCTGGTTAGGTTGCCAGATCGTGCGCAGGTAACCGCTACTTTTAGGTCGGAGGATACTGCGTCACTGTAGCTGATAGCTGTTGTTCTGGAAGGTCTCTCCACCTTCTGTTTTTTATGGTCTCCTCTCGGCGACGTTGAACTGTTCAAAGCTCTTTTTTCGGCTCGGGTTTCCTTACCAGGTCGCTGAGGCGCCTTTCCTTTCACAGGAGCCTTTCCCTTGCCAGAGATAGTGGTTGGCTCTGGAGGTCTACGACCTGTACCAGTTGCACATTGGCCACTAGGTCCGGCTTGGGGCGACACCTGATCTGGGATTGGCGACTCTGTAACCCTAGGTAGTTCACCCTTCTGTGCCTTGAGTTGAGCTGCTCTGTACCGTTGGAGCTTGGTAGGCCGCTTCCATTTCTTTGGCTTGCCAGCAGGTTCCTCTCCGGTGGTTCCGGTCTTGGTTTGCTCCAGATTACGCTTCGGTGCTTTGTCCTTAGCTCGTCTGGAGACTACCTGCCAGGCAGCTGATAGGTCGTCATCGATTCTTTGCGGTGGCGAGGGCGGCGCCATAACAGGTGCTGTTGGTGCCGCTTCGTTATTCTGCGCATCCGCTGATGTTGTAGGTGTTGGATTGGCCGAGGCTTTGCCGCTACCTTTGGATGTTGTTGCTGAGCTTTTGCTCGGACCTGCTTTTACAGGTTGGCTTGTGGAGGCGTGGAATGAACCAGTCGCCTTTGGTTTGTTTTGAGTTGGCCTTGATTTATCCATAGCCTGTCTTAAAAGGTTTCATTTCCCCAGCTTCCCACCCTCCATGGAGCCCGCACCTTTGGGAACGCCCTactcatataataaaattttcaggcGTTAGGACTACTGGGGAAGTATAGGGGGGCAGGGCTGGCTCACAGTGCGACATCAGGGACTCGATCCGGTTGGCAGTCGGGTTGAAAAACGCCCGACTTGACCTTTGCGCAACCTTCACTTGCCCCGTCAGCATGACCTTCACCGCCGCTAGGTGCCCCGAGACAACCTAACGGACCCCACCCTCCTCGCCTGCGGCCCTCTGACGGGACGCGTGGCCATTTCCCTACCCGTGGCTAGCGTGTAGGGCTACCGTTTTGCCTGAAATCCGGACCAAAGGGGGAGTGTTGCCTTACGCCACTTATAAACCCATATGACGCTCGGCTCAGCCCCCCAGGACTCCTTCATCCCTGCGTACGGCGCTCGACTGCGCAGGTCCTAGCGCAGGTGGGTTTGGATAGACCGCCGGTTAAACCCACAGTCACCGACAGCACTTCGAGTGGTTCTCTTAGCCGTAGCTAGAGAGTAGGTAATGGTACCAGTCTCTAACCACGTTGCCCGGGGGAGCACCGGAGCAGAGAGCATCAATCCATTTGGGGTGTTACGTCCGCGTGGATGGATGCTTTCTACTCACGCGAGGAGGTGGAACACACTAATGCCCCTCCAAGTCGTCTGGGGTATTGGGAGTATCTTTTTCATGGGATCGGATTTTGTGTTGGATGGGTTCGGTGTCCGGGCCGTCATCTGGATAGAAGTGGTGTAGTAGTGCAGTCGCTGTTTCATGGGCATCTTTGGTAAAtccgttgcctatctttagtGTTGTGGGAGGGCGACGTGGGGCGGTGTCTTTGAGGAGGCGATTGGTGAGTGACCATgcgttttcttttgtttgaagttggcaaaattttttaaaatttttagtgGACTCGTAGCGTATGTTTTGTGAGTATTTAAGTTTTAGCTGGTGATGTTCCGCCAGCAAATCTGTGATGGGAAGGTTCCGTGCTTTCGCGCGATGAATTTGATGGTGCAGTTGGATAATGGCTTTCTTTTGGTCTTCTAGTGATTTTGACCACCAAGGGGGCTTGGTCTTGTGAGGGCCTGTCCCCTTGATGGGCATGGAGTCGCTGCAGGCAGCTCGTataatttcagtgagatcttTGATGAGAGATTCAATTTGGTTGGGGTTTAAGGAAGATATATCTCGTTCTAATATGTCAGAGGTAATCATGCGAAGGTGAAGGGAGTTTTTGAAGAGAGGCCATTTGGCTTTGCTGCTGTTGAATGAGAATGTGGAGTCGTTTACGGGTTTGGAGGTACTGCAATTATTTACTAAGGTGAATTCGATCGCATTATGTTGGGAAGAGGGGCAGACATCTAAGTTGACTTTCCAATCTTGTATGCGGTCGTATATTGAGGTTGAGCATAGTGTAAGATCTATGATTGATGAGCGGTCCCTGCCATGCGTGACCGTTTCAAAGGTAGGTGTAGAGCCATTATTGCAAATCGCTAGGTCATTGCCGTAGATAATGTCTAAGACGTCATTTCCTCTGGCATTCGTACGGTTGCTTCCCCATAGGTGATGCCAGCCGTTGAAGTCGCCTCCAATGATGTGAGTTGACTTGTCAGTGGCTTTAAGGAAGTTGTCCAGCAGTTCGAGTGTGTTAGATTGGTCTAGGTCAGGTTCGACATAAACAGAGGCAAAGTAGACTTTTTGCTGCCCGACTTGGAGGTGGACGACGCAGAGATTGGGGGAAGAGTATTCGCTGTGACCCAGGATGACACCGCATTGCGGTTTGGCGATGATGCAGGCTTTTACTCTATTGCCGTTGGAGAAGTGAAAGATATTAAGTCCATGTATGGACTTAGGTTCATTACTTGCCCCGACATAGGGTTCAGATATTAATGCCAGGTGATAATCTTCAGCTTGAAAAACTACTAGAAATTCTTGTAGGCTATTTCTTGAATGGTCTATGTTGcactgtaaaattttaagtttatagcTGTGATCCATAATCGATTCGTGAGATTATCTTTTGTTTAATGGCACGCAGTCTTGGACACCGTGGGTCAGTAGCTTTATGTTTTGTGTCTGTGTTTGTGTTGAACTTTGTATTGTGTCTATTGCAGTTGTAGCATGTAGGAGCCTTGCCTTCCCCATTAACTGGGCAGGAGTTAATGTTGTGGCCAGTTTCAGCGCAGTGGGCACAAGGGTTTTCACTGACAGTGCATTTGGTCTTTGTGTGTCCAAATTGTAGACACTTGTGACACTGTAGGAATGGCGAGAAGTCCTGCACATGGACCCGTTGGTGGTCGACGCAGAGCCGGCCGCTAGTAATAATTTGGCGCCATACCCTGGGGTGTGCGATTAAAACGGCATTGTACAGGTTAGGGTTGCGATTCTGTCTCTTGAATCGGACCTTGAGGTCTTCTTCGTCTGTGATAAGGCGAGCGACTTCCTCATTCTGGTTTTTGATTAGTTCGATGAGCTCCTCTGCAGGAGTGTCAGTGGATATGCCTTTCAAGATGCACATAGGCTTGAGGCAACGAGCAGTCTCGGCCTTTACCTCTGGGCATCCCTCCAGGCGTTTAAGTGTCTCATCCCGTTGTGTTATCGAATCGAACTCTATTCgaagtttattatttgatattccTCGTATACTTGATGGGGCGTAGTTAACCTGTTTAAAAGATACTTGTTTCTTGAAAGCGGTTACTACTTCCTGGCGTGTTGCTGTAGGTTTGGCCGTGCTGATGATAAGCGCCGGCTTATTAGTGGGAAAGGTTGGCGCCATAGATTTTGCAGGTGATGTTTGTCGCGGAGTGTTAGCGACCTGAGCGTAGGTAGAGCGTTGTGTGGCTAGGCTCCTTAGCTTGCCTATCTCTTCGCGTACACATGCCACTATTTCGTCCTTAAGAGTGTTGGGGCAACTGTCGGTCTGCGCCGATTGAGGGGGGGGAAGGCTGGAGGCAGAAGCGATGTGCGCAACTTCGAGAAAAGCTGTGGTCGCGCATTGGATCTCCTCGGCTGCCCTAATAATAACTCGTTTATTAGAGGCAGTGACGCTTCTGCCGTCCATTACCGCCGTAATGATGCATTTGGTGAGTTTTGATATGACTGTCTTAAAAGTCTCTGTATCCACCGCCTCATGTGCCATGGCCGGAAGAGGGGGGGTGTCGCTAGCGGGGGAGGGCATTttgtagttaaaataatactattttcattaatttactagttataaaaacaatagaatagAATCGTTGTTTCAAAATGTGATTAATTtgagattattaatattagtttgtTAGCAGAATGAGTTTTCCATGTATGTAGTCctgttattttacaaaattaacctgtttaaaattaactgtttttattatattaattaatttatgtagttatttaatttatatttcttctaCTGTGTTGTGTGTCAGTCTTTATATCTTAATTCTATTATCTATAGTCGGCTTTACGTCGCTAGGTGGcgctattttaaaaatacagttacaATACAAGTGTTATAACTTAGGTAGGTGTCACACgacagtatttaattaaatgtaatattttgaatttctaAAATTGCTCATGTAGagttaaaaatctaatttaactatatgtattaattaatttatttaatattatactattttattgagTCGCTTATGAAATGTAATACGTTAGActtaaaaatgtgttaaaaatattaattaaatttttatttattctactATGGTGTGTGACTGTCTTTATATCCTAAAGCTATTATCTACAGTTCGGTTTTCTGCCGCTAGGTGtcactaatttaaaaatacagttagaaTACAATGGTCATTTTCTAGAAGACTTAAGTGGATTACAcacaacaataattaatttgatataatatttttgaaatttcaaagtttattttaatttggttGATGAATTACGGTATTCTGTTCTGGTTTTCTAAATTTGttctaactttatttaatttacacttattttcaaatttattttacttagtaatatagattaaaaaaaaaaaaacatttacttttatacaatatgttttccTTGTTTGTCTAAGTCtagctaataatattttaatgttttaattagattAGGCTTAAAGTGTTATAAGGTTGAAATAATGG is a window from the Papilio machaon chromosome 23, ilPapMach1.1, whole genome shotgun sequence genome containing:
- the LOC123722331 gene encoding uncharacterized protein LOC123722331, which encodes MPSPASDTPPLPAMAHEAVDTETFKTVISKLTKCIITAVMDGRSVTASNKRVIIRAAEEIQCATTAFLEVAHIASASSLPPPQSAQTDSCPNTLKDEIVACVREEIGKLRSLATQRSTYAQVANTPRQTSPAKSMAPTFPTNKPALIISTAKPTATRQEVVTAFKKQVSFKQVNYAPSSIRGISNNKLRIEFDSITQRDETLKRLEGCPEVKAETARCLKPMCILKGISTDTPAEELIELIKNQNEEVARLITDEEDLKVRFKRQNRNPNLYNAVLIAHPRVWRQIITSGRLCVDHQRVHVQDFSPFLQCHKCLQFGHTKTKCTVSENPCAHCAETGHNINSCPVNGEGKAPTCYNCNRHNTKFNTNTDTKHKATDPRVKACIIAKPQCGVILGHSEYSSPNLCVVHLQVGQQKVYFASVYVEPDLDQSNTLELLDNFLKATDKSTHIIGGDFNGWHHLWGSNRTNARGNDVLDIIYGNDLAICNNGSTPTFETVTHGRDRSSIIDLTLCSTSIYDRIQDWKVNLDVCPSSQHNAIEFTLVNNCSTSKPVNDSTFSFNSSKAKWPLFKNSLHLRMITSDILERDISSLNPNQIESLIKDLTEIIRAACSDSMPIKGTGPHKTKPPWWSKSLEDQKKAIIQLHHQIHRAKARNLPITDLLAEHHQLKLKYSQNIRYESTKNFKKFCQLQTKENAWSLTNRLLKDTAPRRPPTTLKIGNGFTKDAHETATALLHHFYPDDGPDTEPIQHKIRSHEKDTPNTPDDLEGH